The following is a genomic window from Janibacter sp. DB-40.
GATGCGGCGCAGGACCTTGATGTGGTCGACCCCGAAGGCGGTGCCGCACGTGGCGACCGCGCCCTCGACGCCGGACAGGTGCGCGGCCATCACGTCGGTGTAGCCCTCGACGACGACGGCCTGCCGGTCCTTGGTGATCGACCGCTTCGCCAGGTCGAGGCCGTACAGCACGCTGGACTTCTTGTAGATCGGTGTCTCGGTCGTGTTGAGGTACTTCGCCGCGATCCGGTCGTTGTCGTAGAGCCGCCGGGCACCGAAACCGACCGTCTCGCCGGTGATGTCGCGGATCGGCCACACGAGACGGCCCCGGAAGCGGTCGTAGAGTCCTCGCGACCCGCTGCCGCACAGACCACCGATCGTCAGCTCCTCGGCGGTGAAGCCCTTGCCGCGCAGGTGGCGGGCGAGCTCCTCGCCACCCCGCGGCGCGTACCCGATCCCGAAGAGCTTGGCCTCCGGGCTGGCGAAGCCGCGCTCACGCAGGAAGTCCCGGCCGATCCGCGCCTCAGGGGACTCCAGCAGCCGCTCGTGGTAGAACTCCGCAGCCGCGCGGTGGGCCTCCAGCAGGCGGGTGCGCTTGCCGAGCCCCACCCCGTCACGGGGGCCGCCCCCTTCCTCGTAGCGCAGCTCCATCCCCAGCTTCGCCGCGAGACGCTCGACGGCCTCCGCGAAGGTGAGGTGGTCCAGCTTCTGCACGAAGGAGATGACGTCACCGCCCTCGCCGCAGCCGAAGCAGTGGTAGACGCCGACGGCCTCACGCACGGTGAAGCTCGGGGTCTTCTCGTCGTGGAAGGGGCACAGGCCCTTCATCGACCCGACGCCCGCGGGGCGCAGCGAGACGTGGTCGCGGACGATGTCGGTGATCGAGGAGCGCTCCTTGACGGCCTGCACGTCCTCGGCGCGGATCCGGCCGGCCACCATCCACCTCGTTCCCACGTCGACTCGCTCGTGCCCCGAGTCTAGGTCCAGCGCCGCGGGTCGGGCCCGGCGCCCGTCCACAGTCGGCGGCCGTCAGCGGCAGTGTGCGGTGTGCAGCTCCAGTGCCCGCAGGTCGGTCAGCCCGGCGACCTGGTCGACGACCACCCGCAGCCGGGCGTCATCGTCCTCGGCGCCGGCGAGGTCGTGCCGCAGGTCGGGGTCGAGGCGCTGCTCGGGATCGCCCGCGAACCACTGAGCCAGATCGGCGACGACCCGACGCTGGTGGGCGTACTCCTCGTCCCGCTCCCCCGAGAACATGACGAAGTGCGCCGCGACCGCCTTGAGCACCGCGACCTCCGCCAGGGAGTCGTCCGGCACGACGAGGCGGGCCTCGTAGCGGCCGAGGTCACCCGGCCCGTGCACCGACCGGGTCGCCGTCTCCGCCGCGTGCACGAAGCGCCCGATGATCCGGGAGGTCATGTCCTTCAGCCCGGCGAGGGCCCGCCGGGAACCGTCGTAGTGCTCCGGGACGGCACCGGTGGCCAGCAGCCGCTCCAGCGCCTCCCCGACCGCGTCCCGGCCGAGGTCGGCGGCGAAGTGGCTGGCCGCGACCTCGAGCACGGCATCGGTGTCATGGGCGTCGCGCAGCTGACGCAGGTCGAGTCGTCCTGAGGCGATCGCGTCCTCGACGTCGTGGACGCTGTAGGCGACGTCGTCGGACCAGTCCATGACGTCGGCCTCGAGGCAGCGCACGAAGCTGTCCGTGCCGGGCCCGGCCGAGCGCATCCACGTGAAGACGAGGAGGTCGTCCTCGTAGACGCCGAACTTCGTCGTCGGAGCAGGGCCCATCCCCCGGCGCCACGGGTACTTGGTCGCCGCGTCGAGGCTGGCCCGGGTGAGGTTGAGACCGGCCGGCTGCCCGTCCGCGTGGACGCGCTTGGGCTCGAGGCGGGTGAGGATCCGCAACGTCTGTGCATTGCCCTCGAACCCACCGATGTCGGCGGCGATCGAGTTGAGCGCGCTCTCCCCGTTGTGGCCGAAGGGGGGATGACCCAGGTCGTGCGCGAGGCACGCGACGTCCACGACGTCGGCGGAACAGCCGAGCGCCCCGCCGAACTCGCGGCCGATCTGCGCCACCTCCAGGCTGTGCGTCAGCCGGTTGCGCACGAAGTCGTCACTGCCCGGGCCGAGCACCTGGGTCTTGGCCGACAGCCGCCGCAGGGCGGCGGAGTGGATCAGCCGGCCGCGATCCCGGGCGAAGTCGTCACGGTCGGCACGCTTGTGCACGGGGTCCTCGGAGACCCACCGCTCGCGGTCACTCTGGCTGCTCACGAGCGTGAGCCTACGGCGCCCGGGTCGGGCGCCGTCGGCTGATCATCTCCCTGTGCGGAACCGGCCCGCACGGGCACCCGGTCCGCCAGTAGCCTCTCGGTGACGACCGCCACACCCCGGAGGTATCCCGTGTTCCGCAAGATCCTCGTCGCCAACCGAGGCGAGATCGCCATCCGCGCCTTCCGCGCCGCCACCGAGCTCGACGCGACCACCGTCGCGGTGTACCCGAGCGAGGACCGCACCTCAGAGCACCGGATGAAGGCCGACGAGGCCTACCTCATCGGTGAGGAGGGCCACCCGGTCCGCGCCTACCTCGACCCCGAGGAGATCGTGCGGGTGGCCCGTGAGGCCGAGGTCGACGCGATCTACCCCGGGTACGGCTTCCTCTCCGAGAACCCGCAGCTGGCCGAGGAGTGCGCCCGGCACGGCATCACCTTCATCGGTCCCCCCTCGACGGTGCTGGAGCTCACCGGCAACAAGGCACGCGCGATCGCCGCAGCCAAGGCGGCCGGCCTGCCGACGCTGGAGGGGGCCGAGGCGACGACCGACCTCGACGCGCTCGAGGCCGCGGCCGACCGGATCGGCTTCCCCGTCTTCGTCAAGGCCGTCAGCGGCGGCGGTGGTCGGGGCATGCGGCGGGTCGAGCGGCAGGAGGACCTGCGCGACGCCCTCGAGGCCGCCCAGCGCGAGGCCGACGCGGCCTTCGGGGACCCCACGCTCTACCTCGAGGAGGCCGTGGTCAACCCGCGGCACATCGAGGTGCAGGTCCTCGGCGACGCGACCGGCGAGGTCCTCCACTTCTACGAGCGGGACTGCTCGGTTCAGCGGCGTCACCAGAAGGTCGTCGAGATCGCCCCGGCCCCGAATCTGGACCCCGAGCTGCGCGAGCGGATGTGCGCCGACGCGGTCCGCTTCGCCAAGTCCATCGACTACGTCAACGCGGGGACCGTCGAGTTCCTCCTCGGTGAGGACGGCCGCTACGTCTTCATCGAGATGAACCCGCGGATCCAGGTCGAGCACACCGTGACCGAGGAGGTCACCGAGCGCGACCTCGTCGTCGCCCAGATGCAGATCGCGGCCGGCGCGACGTTCGCCGACCTGGGGATGCGGCAGGACGACATCCGCACCCGCGGTTTCGCGCTGCAGTGCCGGATCACGACCGAGGACCCGGCCAACGGCTTCCGACCCGACTCCGGGACGATCTCGGCCTACCGCTCGGCCGGCGGCTCCGGGGTGCGCCTGGACGGTGGCACCACCTTCGTCGGCGCGGAGGTCAGCGCCCACTTCGACTCGATGCTCGTCAAGCTCACCTGCCGGGCGGCGAGCTTCCCGCTCGCCGTGCGGCGAGCCCGCCGGGCGCTCGCGGAGTTCCGCGTCCGTGGCGTGGCGACGAACCTGCCCTTCCTCGAGGCGGTGCTCTCGGACCCGACCTTCCAGGCGGGCGAGGCCACGACGAGCTTCATCGACGAGCGTCCGCACCTGCTCGACGCCCCCACCGGCAAGGACCGGGCGACCAAGCTGCTGACCTACCTCGCGGACGTCACGGTCAACCAGCCGCACGGCCCCCGCACGACCGACATCCGGCCGCG
Proteins encoded in this region:
- a CDS encoding deoxyguanosinetriphosphate triphosphohydrolase produces the protein MSSQSDRERWVSEDPVHKRADRDDFARDRGRLIHSAALRRLSAKTQVLGPGSDDFVRNRLTHSLEVAQIGREFGGALGCSADVVDVACLAHDLGHPPFGHNGESALNSIAADIGGFEGNAQTLRILTRLEPKRVHADGQPAGLNLTRASLDAATKYPWRRGMGPAPTTKFGVYEDDLLVFTWMRSAGPGTDSFVRCLEADVMDWSDDVAYSVHDVEDAIASGRLDLRQLRDAHDTDAVLEVAASHFAADLGRDAVGEALERLLATGAVPEHYDGSRRALAGLKDMTSRIIGRFVHAAETATRSVHGPGDLGRYEARLVVPDDSLAEVAVLKAVAAHFVMFSGERDEEYAHQRRVVADLAQWFAGDPEQRLDPDLRHDLAGAEDDDARLRVVVDQVAGLTDLRALELHTAHCR